CAAGGTTTAAGGTTTACGGTGCAAGGTGAAAACAACAAACGCATTAACCCACGATTTTACCCTGAACCTTACACCTTGAACCTTATGCCTTTCCTTTATCCTTTTCCACCAAGTCCTTGGCCAACAAGGCCGCACCGACTGCACCGGCGATCTGGGTATCATATTTAGGCGTCAGGGCCTTGATCTTCAATTCTTTTTCCAGCCGGGAGACGACGCCGATATTCTTGGCAATGCCGCCGGTAATGGCAAAATCGGGTTCCATGCCGATCCGTTCCAGCAGGGTGGCGACCCGATGGGCCATGGCCGCGGTGTAGGCGGCAAGGACCTTTTCCTTGGGCCACCCCCCCCGCAGCAAACCCGAGGCCTCTGATTTGGCAAAAACCACGCAGGTGCTGCTCACCGGAGGCGGCTCTTCTTCCACCTTTAAGGAAAGCTCTCCGATTTCATTGATGGAGACCCCCAAAAGATCGGCAAAGACTTCCATGCCCCGGCCGGTCCCGGCGGCACATTTGTCGTTCATCAAAAAGTTAGTTACCTTACCTTTTTCATCGATATGGATGGCCTTGCAATCCTGCCCCCCCATATCCAAAACGGTCCGAACCGTCGGGCCATACATGAAATTGGCCCCCCGGCCGTGACAGGAGATCTCGGTAATAGCCCGCTTCGCAAAGGGTACATTGACCCGGCCATAGCCGGTCCCCACGGTGTATTGTAAATTTTCCAGGATCATACCGGTCCCATCCAAGGCCCAGTTCATGGCCTTAATGGCACTGTTCGGGCTGTCCGAACCGGTCCGCATATTGCTGTAGG
This genomic interval from Deltaproteobacteria bacterium contains the following:
- the bzdQ gene encoding benzoyl-CoA reductase, bzd-type, subunit Q encodes the protein MAEEFWRWTESRWTAPDIDWKLAKIITAGVDVGSVSSQAVIMTDGELFAYSNMRTGSDSPNSAIKAMNWALDGTGMILENLQYTVGTGYGRVNVPFAKRAITEISCHGRGANFMYGPTVRTVLDMGGQDCKAIHIDEKGKVTNFLMNDKCAAGTGRGMEVFADLLGVSINEIGELSLKVEEEPPPVSSTCVVFAKSEASGLLRGGWPKEKVLAAYTAAMAHRVATLLERIGMEPDFAITGGIAKNIGVVSRLEKELKIKALTPKYDTQIAGAVGAALLAKDLVEKDKGKA